One region of Phycisphaerales bacterium genomic DNA includes:
- a CDS encoding tetratricopeptide repeat protein yields MSEQGVLVGAASGRWVLGVCAGLVALVVAAFWPAFNALYVSWDDMQNFVDNQMWWGLSGENVRWMLTNRLLGHYTPLTWLSFGLQYELWGGAPGVSHAVNIAMHAVNAVLFFFVSRRVLGMLGGIGGEVRVGAGESAGAAREYSKLVTLAAWLSAAFFAVHPLRVESVAWVTERRDVLSTTFLLAGLLAYFRAVAVGSARVRDWKWYWGAVVLVFLSCASKAWGMSFFVVLIALDMYPLRRVAGVRGWFTRDGLRVVAEKVPFMVIGVVTAVVASRAVREVLAAKTLEDWSVGDRFVQACYGLMFYVKQTVAPAVHSPLYELPAELNPWEGRFLAAYVVVAAMVAAAVWGWVSGRARGVAVALFIYLVQVSPVLGVLQSGDQMVADRYSYLATMPFALMLGYGAVQLVRRAELRGGGEAGLKAARLAGFVGACVTAGLVAASYAQTTVWKDSKSLWSYAAQVTPTYRVLGYYAVTVQSSDPDLAIELYKGAVEANPKDGRSWYAMANLLRDRGDVREAEKAYLAAAETMAQPYVARQNLAIMYFGQGRREEGMRQIEMAVASVEDPRVPIKDGGPYMVYALALIDAGRKEEAAAVLRKALAYEEVRGAAGAKLRELGED; encoded by the coding sequence ATGAGTGAGCAGGGTGTGCTTGTGGGCGCGGCGTCGGGGCGGTGGGTGCTGGGGGTGTGCGCTGGCCTGGTGGCACTGGTCGTCGCGGCGTTCTGGCCGGCGTTCAACGCGCTGTATGTGTCGTGGGACGACATGCAGAACTTCGTTGACAACCAGATGTGGTGGGGCCTGAGCGGCGAGAACGTGCGGTGGATGCTGACGAATCGGCTGCTGGGGCACTACACGCCCCTGACGTGGCTGAGCTTCGGGTTGCAGTACGAGCTGTGGGGCGGGGCGCCGGGGGTGTCGCACGCGGTGAATATCGCCATGCACGCGGTGAACGCGGTGCTGTTCTTTTTCGTGTCGCGGCGGGTGCTGGGGATGCTGGGGGGGATCGGTGGTGAGGTGCGCGTGGGGGCGGGCGAGAGCGCGGGGGCGGCTCGCGAGTACTCGAAGCTGGTCACGCTGGCGGCGTGGCTGAGCGCGGCGTTCTTCGCGGTGCACCCGCTGCGGGTGGAGTCGGTGGCGTGGGTGACGGAGCGGCGGGACGTGCTGAGCACGACCTTCCTGCTGGCGGGGCTGCTGGCGTACTTCCGCGCGGTTGCGGTTGGGAGTGCGCGGGTGCGGGACTGGAAGTGGTACTGGGGGGCCGTGGTGCTGGTCTTTCTGAGCTGCGCGAGCAAGGCGTGGGGGATGAGCTTCTTCGTGGTGCTGATTGCGCTGGACATGTACCCGCTGCGGCGGGTGGCGGGGGTGCGCGGGTGGTTCACGCGGGATGGGCTGCGCGTGGTCGCGGAGAAGGTCCCGTTCATGGTGATCGGGGTGGTGACGGCGGTGGTGGCGTCGCGGGCGGTGCGGGAGGTGCTGGCCGCGAAGACGCTGGAGGATTGGAGTGTTGGCGACCGGTTCGTGCAGGCGTGCTACGGACTGATGTTCTATGTGAAGCAGACCGTGGCGCCGGCGGTGCACTCGCCGCTCTATGAGCTTCCGGCGGAGCTGAACCCGTGGGAGGGGCGGTTTCTCGCGGCGTACGTGGTGGTGGCGGCGATGGTGGCGGCGGCGGTGTGGGGGTGGGTCAGCGGGCGAGCGCGGGGCGTGGCGGTGGCGCTGTTCATCTACCTGGTGCAGGTGAGCCCGGTGCTCGGTGTGCTGCAGAGCGGGGACCAGATGGTGGCGGACCGGTACAGCTACCTGGCGACGATGCCGTTCGCGCTGATGCTGGGGTACGGCGCGGTGCAGCTGGTGCGGCGTGCGGAGCTGCGCGGCGGCGGGGAGGCGGGGCTGAAGGCGGCGCGGCTGGCGGGGTTCGTAGGGGCGTGCGTGACGGCGGGGCTGGTAGCGGCGAGCTATGCGCAGACGACGGTGTGGAAGGACTCGAAGTCGCTGTGGAGCTATGCCGCGCAGGTGACGCCGACGTACCGGGTGCTGGGGTATTACGCGGTGACGGTGCAGTCGAGCGACCCGGACCTGGCGATCGAGCTGTACAAGGGGGCGGTGGAGGCGAACCCGAAGGATGGGCGGTCGTGGTATGCGATGGCCAACCTGCTGCGCGACCGCGGGGATGTGAGGGAGGCGGAGAAGGCGTACCTCGCGGCGGCGGAGACGATGGCGCAGCCGTATGTGGCGCGGCAGAACCTGGCGATCATGTACTTCGGGCAGGGGCGGCGCGAGGAGGGAATGCGGCAGATCGAGATGGCGGTGGCGAGCGTGGAAGACCCAAGGGTGCCGATCAAGGACGGCGGGCCGTACATGGTGTACGCGCTGGCGCTGATTGATGCGGGACGCAAGGAGGAGGCGGCGGCGGTGCTGCGGAAGGCGCTCGCGTATGAGGAGGTGAGGGGGGCGGCGGGGGCGAAGCTGCGGGAGCTGGGAGAAGACTAA
- a CDS encoding tetratricopeptide repeat protein, which translates to MLALKLGCAAGAVLVASLVVLSRAQTRVWHDSRTLWEHAAEVTPTPMVLWFLGLELKAEDPQHAAELFRRAAELNPDYGNAWYEYGKLAHAAGALSEAEGAYTRAVECMEQPYVARVDLGVLYFMTGRREEGVRELRTAVDEVERGGAADRQGRPHMALGMVLLEMGRRAEGVEWIRKAAGFGDMKEAAERKLRELGE; encoded by the coding sequence GTGCTTGCGTTGAAGCTGGGGTGCGCGGCGGGCGCGGTGCTGGTTGCGTCGCTGGTGGTGCTGTCACGGGCGCAGACGCGGGTTTGGCACGACAGCCGGACGCTGTGGGAGCATGCGGCGGAGGTGACACCGACGCCCATGGTGCTGTGGTTTCTGGGGCTCGAGTTGAAGGCCGAGGACCCGCAGCACGCGGCGGAACTGTTCCGGCGGGCGGCGGAGTTGAACCCTGATTACGGGAACGCGTGGTACGAGTACGGGAAGCTGGCGCACGCGGCGGGGGCGCTCTCGGAGGCGGAGGGGGCGTACACGCGGGCGGTGGAGTGCATGGAGCAGCCGTACGTGGCGCGGGTGGACCTTGGGGTGCTGTACTTCATGACGGGGCGGCGTGAGGAGGGGGTGCGCGAGCTGCGCACGGCGGTGGATGAGGTGGAGCGCGGGGGCGCGGCGGACCGGCAGGGGCGGCCGCACATGGCGCTGGGGATGGTGCTGCTGGAGATGGGACGGCGGGCGGAGGGGGTCGAGTGGATCCGGAAGGCCGCGGGGTTTGGAGATATGAAGGAGGCGGCGGAGCGGAAGCTGAGGGAGCTGGGGGAGTGA